In Chitinivibrionales bacterium, one genomic interval encodes:
- a CDS encoding TIGR02147 family protein: protein MKPIFEYTDFRKYLSDYYHYKKETSPGFSHRLFLGKAGMSGPNFLKNVIDGKKNLSPSSIKKFSTALGLAKKETKFFSLLVQYNQAKTSEKKQRFFTGLSQFSHRSEIQKIRKDQYNYLSDWRNIAVREYIHAHKFLDDYSFLAKAITPKISPRQAKKSVELLLSLGLIRTGADGHYEVSDRIISTGTDINSLAARELHKAMMEISCGALDSIPADRQYFRTIIGSFSDNAFGMIKLELDATRKKMLDLIAADNGSPKKVHAFGMQLFPMERGPKRRGRQK, encoded by the coding sequence ATGAAGCCAATTTTTGAATACACCGATTTCCGGAAATATCTTTCAGACTATTACCATTATAAAAAGGAAACCAGCCCCGGCTTCTCTCACCGGCTGTTCCTCGGAAAAGCAGGAATGAGCGGCCCGAATTTCCTCAAGAACGTGATTGATGGCAAAAAGAACCTCTCGCCCAGCTCGATAAAAAAATTCAGTACCGCGCTTGGTCTTGCCAAAAAGGAAACAAAGTTTTTTTCGCTTCTCGTGCAATATAATCAGGCAAAGACATCGGAAAAAAAACAGCGCTTCTTCACCGGGCTCTCCCAGTTTTCCCACCGTTCTGAAATCCAGAAAATCAGAAAAGACCAATACAATTACCTCTCGGACTGGCGCAACATCGCGGTCCGTGAATACATTCACGCCCACAAATTCCTTGATGATTACTCATTTCTCGCAAAAGCGATTACGCCGAAAATTTCTCCCCGGCAGGCAAAAAAATCCGTTGAGCTTCTTCTCAGCCTTGGCCTCATCCGGACTGGAGCCGACGGGCATTACGAGGTAAGCGACAGGATCATATCAACAGGAACGGACATAAATTCACTCGCTGCGAGGGAACTCCACAAGGCGATGATGGAAATAAGCTGCGGTGCACTCGATTCCATCCCCGCCGACAGGCAGTATTTCAGGACCATCATCGGAAGTTTTTCCGATAATGCGTTCGGTATGATAAAACTTGAACTCGACGCCACCCGCAAGAAAATGCTTGACCTCATAGCGGCTGACAATGGAAGCCCGAAAAAGGTTCACGCATTTGGAATGCAGCTTTTCCCCATGGAGCGCGGACCCAAGAGAAGGGGGAGGCAGAAATGA
- a CDS encoding ATP-binding cassette domain-containing protein, producing the protein MTLERFSVRVKAGQRTVVSAANYGVFQDEVTFLFGESGIGKSMVSKAVYGLLDPDELSATVNDKPYTVYLDDAEVKEIKKNSFFVFQEPSSHLNSLLKISDQLNEGSLRLSKDEAAIMERLWQDADVAAIRRILDVFPKPYRPSGGEKQRVLLAMAFKKIDVLMRTTGAGGRSFFVFDEPTGSLDNRYRNLFLGLLFEKYAKRPFTVMIITHDYSIISELYANYRPLLPRIHLQELRRKEGAEVEVVDFSAQDYLSWLGEAPAGSSFGVSETPVLNFGARFTVFGRNLCLYKDPAHTKEADLEINKGEMVYVKAPSGVGKTTLAKVIMGLYPAQKFGMTLCGLRLTEKTPKKIWSAKIWGKKAGMVFQHADESLNLAASVKETFDGLPLSEKLTLGRLSQVLSELFDGKITQAFLAKKVAMLSGGQKQRLNLLRTIVLATDLLILDEPLNGLDFLSVKKVLSILDKKRSEGTAMLMISHNEEIFDHFVDKEHVYYLAEV; encoded by the coding sequence ATGACGCTCGAGCGCTTTTCGGTGCGGGTGAAGGCGGGGCAGCGCACCGTCGTGTCCGCCGCGAACTACGGCGTGTTCCAGGACGAGGTAACCTTCCTGTTCGGCGAGTCGGGCATCGGCAAGTCCATGGTGTCGAAGGCCGTGTACGGCCTGCTCGATCCCGACGAACTTTCGGCGACGGTCAACGACAAGCCCTACACGGTGTACCTTGACGATGCGGAGGTGAAGGAGATAAAGAAGAACAGCTTTTTCGTGTTCCAGGAGCCGTCGTCGCACCTCAATTCCCTTTTAAAAATCTCGGACCAGCTCAACGAAGGCAGCCTGCGGCTTTCGAAGGACGAGGCCGCGATCATGGAAAGACTGTGGCAGGACGCGGACGTCGCCGCAATCCGCCGCATTCTCGACGTGTTTCCCAAGCCGTACCGGCCCAGCGGCGGCGAAAAGCAGCGTGTGCTTTTGGCGATGGCGTTCAAGAAAATCGACGTGCTCATGCGCACTACCGGCGCCGGCGGCAGGAGCTTCTTCGTGTTCGACGAGCCCACCGGGAGCCTTGACAACCGTTACCGGAACCTGTTCCTTGGATTGCTTTTTGAGAAATACGCAAAGCGCCCGTTCACGGTCATGATCATCACGCACGATTATTCCATCATCAGCGAGCTGTACGCGAACTACCGGCCGCTTCTTCCGCGGATCCATCTGCAGGAACTGCGCCGCAAGGAGGGCGCCGAGGTCGAGGTGGTCGATTTTTCCGCGCAGGATTACCTGAGCTGGCTCGGCGAGGCGCCGGCAGGCTCGTCGTTCGGTGTTTCGGAAACGCCCGTGCTCAATTTCGGCGCGCGCTTTACCGTGTTCGGCAGAAACCTGTGCCTGTACAAGGATCCGGCGCACACGAAGGAAGCCGATCTCGAAATCAACAAGGGTGAAATGGTGTATGTCAAGGCGCCGAGCGGCGTGGGCAAGACCACGCTCGCAAAGGTGATCATGGGGCTTTATCCTGCACAGAAATTCGGCATGACGCTCTGCGGCTTGCGTCTTACCGAAAAAACGCCGAAAAAAATATGGTCAGCTAAGATTTGGGGCAAAAAGGCGGGCATGGTGTTCCAGCATGCCGACGAATCGCTCAACCTGGCCGCGTCCGTGAAAGAGACCTTTGATGGTCTGCCGCTTTCCGAAAAACTTACCCTTGGGCGGCTTTCGCAGGTGCTTTCCGAGCTGTTCGACGGGAAAATCACCCAGGCGTTTCTTGCCAAAAAGGTGGCCATGCTCAGTGGCGGCCAGAAGCAGCGGCTGAACCTTCTGCGCACCATCGTGCTGGCCACCGACCTGCTCATCCTCGACGAGCCGCTCAACGGTCTCGATTTCCTCAGTGTCAAGAAGGTGCTCTCGATCCTCGACAAAAAACGGAGCGAAGGCACGGCCATGCTCATGATCTCCCACAACGAGGAGATATTCGACCACTTCGTTGACAAAGAGCATGTGTATTACCTGGCCGAAGTATAG
- a CDS encoding DUF4389 domain-containing protein, which yields MSGIHTEKVIWAAPGILFLPTLLMILFRKKYPRWWFDWNYALTKFSMRVGAYILLLRDEYPAIEEDQSVMVELRHPDASKELSQGMPLVKWFLALPHLFILIFLGIAVVFLTIITWFAILFTGKYPAGIHKFVVGVVRWGLRVNAYTFLLITDEYPPFSLSE from the coding sequence ATGTCGGGCATTCATACAGAGAAGGTGATATGGGCGGCTCCGGGCATACTGTTTCTGCCGACCCTGCTCATGATTCTGTTCAGGAAAAAATACCCGCGCTGGTGGTTCGACTGGAATTATGCCTTGACAAAATTTTCGATGAGGGTCGGCGCTTACATTTTGCTCCTGCGCGATGAATATCCGGCTATTGAAGAGGACCAATCAGTCATGGTAGAACTCCGCCATCCCGATGCCTCAAAAGAATTGTCCCAGGGCATGCCGTTGGTGAAATGGTTTCTCGCTCTCCCGCACCTTTTCATCCTGATATTTTTAGGAATTGCCGTGGTTTTCCTGACAATAATTACCTGGTTCGCGATACTATTTACAGGCAAGTATCCGGCAGGTATTCATAAATTCGTGGTGGGTGTGGTGCGATGGGGGTTACGGGTGAACGCGTACACGTTTCTGCTGATAACGGATGAATATCCGCCGTTTAGCCTGTCGGAATAA
- a CDS encoding UbiA family prenyltransferase, which produces MRLYYSFVTGMAGWLGVSYYEYLSTNPIERTIETAPAPEKKIIILVLLFLSWGVNQIINDFLGLKEDRINAPHRPMVTGELNPYGALLLSIALILVSAAVTWFYLEPFAIVFLFAGVLLNILYEFAKGKGILGNIVFGFMITMAPLFGGYASGPTASTVLMPHRVSVLIMVWVMNALMTYYTYFKDYKGDMAAGKLTLVVSFGLRKSRWISIFSAFLPTLIFAALRISGIYRTPLNTTFISLGLLTVFLQIWTGVLYYRFPSGPGAYNSLITNFRACTCGQAALIGIFNPDLALWLFIFSYVFVGFLFDFHRDHQQ; this is translated from the coding sequence ATGAGATTGTATTACTCGTTCGTGACCGGCATGGCCGGATGGCTGGGTGTTTCATATTATGAATACCTTTCCACAAATCCCATTGAACGGACGATCGAAACGGCTCCTGCACCTGAAAAGAAAATAATCATTCTCGTCCTTCTGTTTCTCAGTTGGGGCGTCAACCAGATCATAAATGATTTTCTTGGATTAAAAGAGGACCGCATCAATGCACCTCACCGGCCCATGGTGACCGGCGAATTGAATCCCTATGGCGCACTTCTCCTCTCCATCGCACTCATCCTCGTTTCCGCAGCGGTCACCTGGTTCTATCTCGAGCCGTTTGCAATAGTATTTCTTTTCGCTGGCGTATTGCTCAACATCCTTTATGAATTCGCAAAAGGCAAGGGTATTCTCGGGAACATCGTTTTCGGGTTCATGATCACCATGGCCCCGCTTTTTGGCGGTTATGCTTCGGGTCCGACGGCATCAACGGTTCTGATGCCCCATCGGGTGTCGGTGCTCATTATGGTATGGGTGATGAACGCCCTCATGACCTATTACACGTATTTCAAGGATTACAAAGGCGACATGGCAGCGGGCAAGTTGACGCTCGTGGTCTCATTCGGTCTCCGGAAATCGCGCTGGATTTCGATTTTTTCCGCGTTTCTGCCAACGTTGATTTTTGCAGCGCTCAGGATTTCGGGGATTTACCGCACACCGCTGAACACTACGTTCATTTCGCTTGGTCTTCTGACTGTTTTTCTTCAGATTTGGACCGGCGTGCTCTATTACCGTTTTCCAAGCGGGCCCGGAGCATATAATTCTTTGATCACGAATTTTCGGGCCTGTACCTGCGGCCAGGCCGCGCTCATCGGCATATTCAATCCCGACCTCGCCCTGTGGCTTTTTATTTTTTCCTATGTTTTTGTCGGGTTTCTTTTTGATTTCCACCGCGACCATCAGCAGTGA
- a CDS encoding NADH:flavin oxidoreductase, with product MRLFENAGIGAVTLENRIIRSATFEGMCDAQGAPTDRYVNFYASLAKHHIGGIVTGFAFVNKDGRAMQPGQAGIDGNDKIPRFAELTKNVHRHGGIVFLQIAHAGRQTVPSATGGKVYGPSAKKSGYFTVKPSRLSLLQAESIINDFGRAAQRGREAGFDGVQVHAAHGYLIHQFLNPAVNDRSDAYGIDPHSGIGTEFLGRVLQCIRASCGSDYPVLVKISAGDEYHRGMKRPEFVNLIRFLDAQKVDAVEISWGTMDRPLNIFRGATVPVQAILDYNPVYHQHNGLLRMAWKIVALPVLKKSLKPFTPTYNLPFARLAREHTKVPLICVGGFRSGTEATGAVENDDIDFVSLCRPFLREPSLVLKWRQNRDYRSGCINCNRCAVMCDSGQPTRCYAQ from the coding sequence GTGAGGCTTTTCGAAAATGCAGGTATCGGCGCGGTAACGCTTGAAAACCGGATCATCCGCTCGGCGACCTTTGAGGGAATGTGCGATGCGCAGGGGGCGCCCACGGACCGGTATGTAAATTTTTACGCGTCTCTTGCGAAGCATCACATCGGAGGAATCGTCACCGGATTTGCCTTTGTCAACAAAGACGGCAGGGCAATGCAGCCGGGCCAGGCCGGAATCGACGGCAACGACAAGATCCCCCGGTTCGCCGAGTTGACGAAAAACGTCCACCGGCATGGCGGCATCGTTTTTTTGCAGATCGCTCACGCTGGCAGGCAGACGGTTCCATCTGCGACCGGCGGGAAGGTGTATGGCCCGAGTGCAAAGAAGTCAGGATATTTTACTGTTAAACCGTCGCGGCTTTCCCTTTTGCAGGCGGAATCAATTATCAATGATTTCGGCCGCGCCGCTCAAAGGGGACGTGAGGCGGGGTTTGACGGCGTTCAGGTGCATGCCGCGCACGGTTATCTCATCCATCAATTCCTTAATCCGGCGGTCAATGACCGCAGCGACGCATACGGCATTGACCCGCACAGCGGCATCGGCACGGAGTTCCTTGGCCGTGTCCTGCAATGCATTCGCGCCTCATGCGGCAGCGACTATCCCGTTCTTGTTAAAATAAGCGCAGGCGACGAATACCACCGCGGAATGAAGAGGCCTGAATTCGTCAACCTGATCCGGTTCCTTGATGCGCAAAAAGTGGACGCCGTCGAAATAAGCTGGGGCACCATGGATCGGCCGCTGAATATTTTCAGGGGCGCTACGGTCCCGGTTCAGGCCATACTTGATTACAATCCGGTATACCACCAGCATAACGGACTCCTGCGTATGGCATGGAAAATCGTTGCACTACCGGTTCTCAAGAAATCTTTGAAACCGTTCACGCCTACCTACAACCTACCCTTTGCACGGCTTGCCAGGGAACACACGAAAGTTCCCCTGATCTGTGTAGGCGGTTTCAGGTCGGGTACGGAAGCAACCGGAGCTGTTGAAAACGACGATATCGATTTCGTGAGCCTGTGCCGGCCCTTTTTACGGGAACCGTCCCTCGTTTTAAAGTGGCGGCAGAACAGGGACTATCGATCGGGCTGCATAAACTGCAATCGCTGCGCGGTCATGTGCGATTCGGGGCAGCCGACGCGCTGTTATGCGCAATGA
- a CDS encoding acyl carrier protein produces the protein MDIEVKVLDLVRSNIEKKGAVTLQSDLRKDLEVDSFGTIMIVNAVEDAFGITVEETDIKSMEKVSDIVELLSKKYHVSGKQP, from the coding sequence ATGGACATCGAGGTGAAAGTTTTAGATCTCGTCCGTTCAAACATTGAGAAAAAAGGCGCGGTCACCCTGCAGAGCGACCTGCGCAAGGACCTTGAGGTGGACTCGTTCGGCACCATCATGATCGTCAACGCAGTCGAGGACGCGTTCGGCATCACGGTGGAAGAGACCGATATCAAAAGCATGGAAAAGGTTTCCGACATCGTGGAACTGCTTTCGAAAAAGTACCATGTTTCGGGGAAACAGCCATGA
- a CDS encoding pyridoxal phosphate-dependent aminotransferase family protein, with product MKPSTLYQSLKTDLSLAVRAGFNPYYQKLERGGAGRLKADRAPLFDLASNDYLGLAADPRVKAAMAEAVNRCGASFCGTPIAAGYAGILAELEAGIAAITGLESAVAFPSCYQANNSLFSSIAGAGDAVIVDHYAHASLIQGIRASGACVKPFLHNNTDHLEKQLAASRSFRRVFVATESVFSTEGSIAPFDVINDLCGRYDATAVIDDSHGIGVIGKNGRGILEHAGISGFEGIYTASLGKALAGTGGVIAGREALTGYLRYNCSGLIYSTALVPSAAASVLASMKIISDEFAVRGKKMWDNHALLKAQLTDAGFALAGGEAPIAAVMCGSSERTILLAKLFFENGIFSTPFIPPSVPPEQGVLRLIIGAKVDEADARELERRVAAIGCEAKR from the coding sequence ATGAAACCTTCGACCCTTTATCAATCACTGAAAACGGACCTGTCCCTTGCCGTCCGCGCCGGTTTTAATCCTTACTACCAGAAATTGGAACGGGGAGGTGCGGGAAGGCTGAAGGCGGACCGCGCGCCGCTTTTCGATCTGGCGTCGAACGACTATCTCGGTCTGGCGGCCGACCCGCGCGTCAAGGCCGCGATGGCGGAGGCGGTGAACCGCTGCGGAGCATCGTTCTGCGGCACGCCGATCGCGGCGGGCTATGCCGGAATTCTGGCGGAGCTTGAGGCGGGCATCGCGGCCATTACGGGCCTCGAGTCGGCGGTGGCCTTTCCCTCCTGCTATCAGGCGAACAACTCGCTGTTCAGTTCCATCGCCGGCGCGGGAGACGCGGTCATCGTCGACCACTACGCGCACGCGTCGCTGATCCAGGGCATACGGGCAAGCGGCGCATGTGTCAAGCCATTTTTGCACAACAACACGGATCACCTTGAAAAGCAACTTGCCGCCTCCCGGAGCTTCAGAAGGGTTTTTGTTGCGACCGAGTCGGTGTTTTCCACCGAAGGGAGCATCGCGCCGTTTGATGTCATCAACGACCTGTGCGGACGCTATGATGCGACGGCAGTCATCGATGATTCCCACGGTATCGGCGTCATCGGAAAGAACGGCCGCGGCATCCTCGAGCACGCGGGCATCAGCGGTTTCGAGGGAATCTATACCGCGTCGCTCGGCAAGGCTCTCGCCGGCACCGGGGGCGTGATTGCGGGCAGGGAGGCGCTCACCGGATATCTCCGCTATAACTGTTCAGGACTCATTTATTCAACAGCATTGGTGCCGTCGGCCGCGGCCAGCGTGCTCGCATCAATGAAGATCATTTCGGATGAGTTCGCGGTCCGCGGGAAGAAAATGTGGGACAATCACGCTCTTCTAAAAGCGCAGTTGACAGATGCGGGATTTGCGTTGGCCGGCGGCGAAGCGCCCATAGCAGCGGTTATGTGCGGTTCCTCCGAACGCACCATTTTGCTGGCCAAGCTGTTTTTCGAGAACGGGATATTCTCAACGCCCTTCATTCCGCCTTCCGTGCCCCCGGAGCAAGGCGTGCTGAGGCTCATCATCGGCGCAAAGGTGGATGAGGCTGACGCGCGCGAATTAGAGCGGCGCGTCGCCGCGATAGGATGCGAGGCCAAACGATGA
- a CDS encoding diacylglycerol kinase family protein: MKHFFVINPMSRNGRSGALTGKLLSLAKQEGISLDYEMTTSLEHAFALSKRANEERYDVVVAVGGDGTINRVLNGFFNADGQRISCARMGVIHTGTSPDFCKSYGIPRSLEGALHAVAAGTTIPVRVGRIACTAPQGSQTESTATPPQFFGCCANIGLGAALARAANSGIRRYAGDFAGTFLSLMNLLRRYRPGTVSLNIDGNRRTLTGVYDIAVGRTRYIASGIQVRNAPAPLDATFYVLTVKKLSPLNIAAVLGLIYGGKEIPAGRDYISLEYGARIWISGGSGLEVEFDGDPAGVCPCVISASTDPLELIIGDGHAR, translated from the coding sequence ATGAAACACTTTTTCGTGATCAATCCCATGTCCCGCAACGGCCGCAGCGGCGCGTTGACCGGCAAGCTGCTGTCTCTTGCCAAACAGGAAGGCATTTCCCTTGACTACGAGATGACAACCTCGCTCGAACATGCCTTTGCGCTCTCGAAACGCGCCAACGAAGAACGGTACGATGTCGTCGTGGCCGTGGGCGGCGACGGAACAATCAACCGGGTGCTGAACGGTTTTTTCAACGCCGATGGACAGAGGATTTCCTGCGCCAGGATGGGAGTGATTCACACGGGCACCAGCCCCGATTTCTGCAAGAGCTACGGCATTCCACGGTCGCTTGAGGGCGCCCTTCACGCCGTTGCGGCCGGGACAACCATTCCGGTGCGGGTGGGCAGGATCGCTTGCACTGCGCCGCAGGGTTCGCAGACGGAAAGCACGGCCACACCGCCGCAGTTCTTCGGTTGCTGCGCGAACATAGGGCTCGGAGCCGCCCTCGCCCGCGCCGCGAACAGCGGCATACGGCGGTATGCCGGTGATTTCGCCGGAACCTTTCTTTCCCTGATGAACCTGTTGCGCAGGTACCGGCCCGGCACGGTTTCTCTCAATATCGACGGAAACCGTCGCACCCTCACCGGCGTGTATGACATCGCGGTGGGCAGAACGCGCTACATCGCTTCGGGGATCCAGGTGCGGAACGCGCCCGCGCCGCTCGACGCAACGTTCTATGTTCTCACGGTAAAAAAGCTGTCGCCCCTGAACATTGCCGCGGTGCTCGGACTGATTTACGGGGGCAAGGAAATTCCCGCGGGCCGCGATTATATTTCGCTGGAGTACGGCGCGCGCATCTGGATTTCCGGAGGCTCAGGCCTTGAGGTCGAGTTTGACGGCGACCCGGCGGGCGTTTGCCCATGCGTCATTTCGGCGTCAACCGACCCTCTTGAACTGATCATTGGAGACGGCCATGCCCGGTGA
- a CDS encoding thiamine-phosphate kinase, giving the protein MPGEKEIINILDAVLPQGRLNRCNESDCEIISLCGQKFLFTTDEFSEEDRFCEQDPRLLGWNIAAGALSDVYACGGTPHYYAHSLTVAKTWDGKFIEEFGRGVADALGESGARFMGGDCGQAQEWRCCVSIIGSCDGEPITRMGARPGDRIYLSGRVGAGNVQAALGMSPFGKRGVPGLPGIRFRLRARESALVKRNASSCIDTSDGVWKSLTIIADLNRCGYAVDSLPYHRAGVLLAKAVAMPAIMLFFAECGEYELLCTIPEKSERDFLREAGEKGLRFFRIGTVTENLRTIADGKNTLEVGDLHIEARGFESTREYLTALTGWIKRQRSRETESLSGGAHHAA; this is encoded by the coding sequence ATGCCCGGTGAAAAAGAGATCATCAACATACTGGATGCTGTTCTTCCACAGGGGCGCTTGAACCGGTGCAATGAATCCGACTGCGAAATCATATCGCTGTGCGGGCAGAAGTTTCTTTTCACCACGGACGAATTTTCCGAGGAGGACAGGTTTTGCGAACAGGATCCCCGGCTGCTCGGCTGGAACATCGCCGCCGGCGCCCTGAGCGACGTGTATGCGTGCGGCGGCACGCCGCACTACTATGCCCATTCGTTGACAGTTGCGAAAACATGGGACGGGAAGTTCATCGAGGAGTTCGGCAGGGGGGTGGCCGATGCGCTCGGTGAATCGGGCGCGCGGTTCATGGGGGGGGATTGCGGGCAGGCGCAGGAATGGCGGTGCTGCGTCTCCATCATCGGGTCGTGCGACGGCGAGCCGATCACCCGCATGGGCGCGCGGCCTGGCGACCGTATTTATTTGAGCGGGCGTGTCGGCGCGGGAAATGTGCAGGCCGCGCTTGGCATGTCGCCGTTTGGAAAAAGGGGCGTTCCCGGATTGCCCGGCATCAGGTTCAGGCTCCGCGCCAGGGAATCGGCGCTGGTGAAGCGGAATGCATCCTCCTGCATTGACACAAGCGACGGCGTCTGGAAGTCGCTCACCATTATCGCCGACCTCAACCGGTGCGGTTACGCCGTGGATTCGCTGCCGTACCACCGCGCCGGCGTCCTGCTCGCCAAGGCAGTGGCCATGCCGGCAATAATGCTTTTTTTCGCCGAATGCGGGGAGTATGAACTACTCTGCACCATTCCGGAAAAGTCCGAGCGTGATTTTCTCAGGGAAGCGGGGGAAAAGGGCCTGCGCTTTTTCCGTATCGGAACCGTCACCGAAAACCTCAGGACAATCGCCGATGGAAAGAACACGCTCGAGGTGGGCGATCTGCACATCGAGGCCCGCGGCTTCGAATCGACCCGGGAATATCTTACGGCCTTGACCGGCTGGATCAAACGGCAACGCTCGCGGGAAACGGAGTCCTTAAGCGGGGGAGCGCATCATGCCGCGTAG
- a CDS encoding beta-ketoacyl-[acyl-carrier-protein] synthase family protein: MPRRVVITGMGPVTSIGIGKDAFWRSLLRKGIVVSPVPEAFERTCQLHSRWYAPLPAVSLGDYGMDFHFASAMQPEDRMAVAGAKLALDDAGFPLERTGAGLAVKDLGSCSVLIGTGLSGLQSAFESYLAHRLPQELLDRLAVQKRIKFNRMVIPATMPNSPAAWVSICFGVHGQSATINASCASGTCAVGEAFRRIRDGYDDTVLCGGVENLRDESGAIMRGFDILGTLTKSKDGPPRPFSKNRSGFLFAEGAACLLVMEALERARSRKARVYAEVLDYRACSDAANIVQIEKEGRQIARMLAEISRGRHIDYLNAHGTGTEPNDDVEARAVASVFGARAEQPLVNSTKGILGHTLGASGALEAAVTALSLTQGVVHGNLTDDPVEGLNLPLEPVTRPIRTALTVSYGFGGHNAALLLGKVP; this comes from the coding sequence ATGCCGCGTAGGGTCGTCATCACCGGCATGGGGCCGGTCACGAGCATCGGCATCGGCAAGGACGCGTTCTGGCGCTCGCTGTTGCGCAAGGGGATCGTTGTTTCGCCGGTGCCCGAAGCGTTTGAGCGCACCTGTCAACTTCACTCGCGCTGGTACGCGCCCCTGCCTGCCGTCTCCCTCGGGGATTACGGCATGGATTTTCATTTCGCAAGCGCCATGCAGCCCGAGGACCGGATGGCGGTCGCGGGCGCAAAGCTGGCGCTTGACGACGCGGGATTTCCCCTTGAGCGCACCGGCGCCGGGCTTGCGGTGAAGGACCTCGGTTCCTGCAGCGTGCTCATCGGCACCGGGCTGAGCGGCCTTCAGAGCGCGTTCGAATCGTACCTCGCGCACCGCCTGCCGCAGGAACTGCTCGACCGGCTCGCGGTGCAGAAAAGGATAAAGTTCAACCGGATGGTCATCCCGGCAACCATGCCCAATTCGCCCGCGGCATGGGTCTCCATCTGCTTCGGCGTGCACGGCCAGAGCGCGACCATCAACGCCTCGTGCGCGTCGGGAACCTGCGCCGTGGGCGAGGCGTTCCGCCGGATACGCGACGGGTACGACGACACGGTCCTGTGCGGCGGCGTTGAGAACCTGAGGGACGAAAGCGGCGCGATCATGCGCGGGTTCGACATACTCGGCACATTGACAAAAAGTAAAGACGGCCCGCCGCGCCCGTTTTCAAAAAACAGGAGCGGCTTTCTTTTTGCCGAGGGCGCCGCCTGCCTGCTGGTGATGGAGGCGCTCGAGCGCGCGCGGTCGCGCAAGGCGCGCGTCTATGCCGAGGTGCTCGATTACCGCGCGTGCAGCGACGCGGCGAACATCGTCCAGATAGAAAAGGAGGGGCGGCAGATAGCGCGGATGCTCGCGGAAATTTCCAGGGGCAGGCACATCGACTACCTTAACGCCCACGGCACCGGCACCGAGCCCAACGACGACGTGGAGGCGCGGGCCGTTGCGTCCGTGTTCGGCGCCCGCGCTGAACAGCCGCTTGTCAATTCGACCAAGGGCATTCTCGGCCACACGCTGGGCGCGAGCGGCGCCCTGGAAGCCGCGGTGACCGCGCTTTCCCTGACGCAGGGCGTTGTGCACGGCAACCTCACCGACGACCCCGTGGAAGGCCTGAATCTGCCGCTTGAACCGGTCACCCGCCCGATACGGACGGCGCTGACCGTTTCCTACGGATTCGGCGGCCATAATGCGGCGCTGCTCCTGGGAAAGGTGCCTTGA